The Microscilla marina ATCC 23134 genome has a segment encoding these proteins:
- a CDS encoding nuclear transport factor 2 family protein: MYIKKSWITLFAMIAIVPLLAFTKLRYDNATKKAEVKQHILKSYIHGAFNELNPEAMAKGFHPEFAIFSQGSKDKLRRYPIGKWVAGVKKRKAKPDFDPEKNKWAHKFPMVDVTGNTASAKVELYKKGKLVYTDYLSLYKYDDGWRIVAKVYHKHKK; encoded by the coding sequence ATGTATATCAAAAAAAGCTGGATCACCCTATTTGCAATGATTGCTATCGTGCCTTTGCTGGCCTTTACCAAGCTACGTTATGACAATGCAACTAAAAAAGCAGAGGTAAAGCAACACATTTTAAAATCATATATACACGGAGCGTTCAATGAGCTAAACCCCGAAGCAATGGCAAAAGGTTTTCATCCTGAGTTTGCCATTTTTAGCCAAGGTAGTAAAGATAAACTTCGTCGTTATCCGATCGGTAAGTGGGTGGCAGGAGTAAAAAAGAGAAAAGCCAAGCCAGATTTTGACCCAGAAAAAAATAAGTGGGCGCATAAGTTTCCTATGGTAGATGTTACCGGAAATACTGCTTCGGCAAAAGTAGAACTGTATAAGAAAGGAAAACTAGTGTATACCGATTATTTGTCGCTGTACAAATACGATGATGGCTGGCGCATTGTAGCTAAGGTATACCATAAACATAAGAAATAG
- a CDS encoding T9SS type B sorting domain-containing protein, which produces MGNKLAVAIGTEGICQLFDFDNNTGAVSNPVTIDNLEYAYGVEFSPDGKKLYISRRYHSDVYQYDISNHNQSAIVSSLVILPTFYNIGALQLAPDGKIYCSKYSYSLDVINNPDGKGNAAIYQEDGVSLNGRVGSLGLPTFVQSYFNTIAFTFDKTCKGQATEFTLTDTVDVLEVNWNFGDPASGVIANTSIQRKPTHVYATAGTYFVTLVITYTNGTQKTFERFVVITDSPPKVDLGPDQILCDKSLLLDATDSSAFSYAWSDGSTRPFLVVDTKGTYWVDVTNSCGTTRDSIDINDPSFTLDLGPDRVVCLGDTVSLNVYTPGATYEWQDGSTDSVYVVADEGVYTVRVTKDGCTQTDDIKVSVIKIELPSSNVVLCKDQTLRLDVYQNVQGVNFTYTWRKVTDPSTGATTVVSTDSVYTITQTGEYTVRVAGGGCAATGSINVGINNTPPPTVDLGKDTVICFGTTLKLDATLLGQSATYLWQDGSTNPTYIARNGGLYYVDVTSGGCTTRDAINITIEFPLPLNLGKDSTVLCDPINGLPLVAYNPRATAYLWNDGSTNDSLIVKQPGTYWVTITSSTGCITQDTILIIDQTQPLTPVSLGNDTTLCSGQTLLLDAGNPQANYLWQNGSSDRYLSVTNSGKYWVEVTNGCQTETDTINVTYIQTPVVDFGADKVLCAGEPIKLDAAQPGATYLWQDGSTDSVFVVNTPGKYWVKINRGKCAVTDTIDIDFTIPPVTNLGKDTILCDGQNLFLDVYTPGATYLWQDSTTNPYYEITQSGTYAVQVSIGDCKKTDTVVVSYPDANFNLGDSTIICTSVPYTLDVTNPHPAATYLWQDGSTNPTFTVSAVGWYKVTVSLGRCTSTDSVYIDIANPPQVNLGKDTLVCNGSPLLLDAFNPGATYEWSDGSKNPTLTVTQSGMYWVKTSIGQCSVIDTINVTIFNVDFGFGRNLMVCQNEAVFLDVFVQGATYEWNTPTDRTDLNKYKPFKNVTQPGTYWVTVKLGGCEKTDTITIEHAIPPVINFPTDSLTICQGDSIVLNAFNKLADYMWQDGSTNPTYAARNTGWYKVAVSIGQCVRMDSMYVNVLQKAFSFDQDTLRPCTGSSVLLNAYNVGATYLWDDGSTLPFKVVTQNGWYKVEVSFKACAVRDSVFIEYTSPPSVNLGADQILCNDESLLLNATSAGATYEWQDGSTNPTFTITQSGKYWVAVKKGDCIVSDTINVEYRLVGFSLGQDRVLCEGATEFIDAYQVGATYVWQDGSTKPYYFADKVGTYWVDVTFGTCSVRDSLQILPPVVDFGGAETSVCAGQTLVLDATLPGALGYLWSNGTTDATLSVTNAGTYSVTVRLNNCEATGSIKVSFINPPDASLATRNDTILCTGGSLTLQPKAAIDGITATYLWSDGSTTPTLTITNPGLYWVAVTEGICTARDTVVVNRANCNLYVPNVITPNGDGKNDTFKIPGLDKSGWKLIISNRLGNVIYRRNDYQNDWNGGSAPAGLYFYSLTYKDTGVSYKGWIKIMK; this is translated from the coding sequence ATGGGCAACAAGCTGGCAGTAGCCATTGGTACAGAAGGAATATGCCAATTGTTTGACTTTGACAACAATACAGGAGCAGTGTCTAACCCCGTAACTATTGACAACCTTGAGTATGCTTATGGAGTAGAGTTTTCGCCAGATGGCAAAAAATTATACATTAGCCGAAGGTATCACTCTGATGTGTACCAATACGACATATCTAATCATAATCAATCAGCCATTGTCAGCTCGTTGGTGATCTTGCCTACTTTCTACAACATTGGCGCATTACAACTAGCTCCAGACGGTAAAATTTATTGCTCCAAGTACAGTTATTCTCTTGATGTAATCAACAATCCTGATGGTAAAGGCAACGCCGCAATTTATCAGGAAGATGGCGTCAGTCTCAACGGCAGAGTAGGCTCTTTGGGCTTACCCACTTTCGTGCAAAGTTATTTTAATACCATTGCTTTTACTTTTGACAAAACCTGCAAGGGGCAAGCTACCGAGTTTACCCTTACAGATACTGTAGACGTACTCGAAGTAAACTGGAACTTTGGCGACCCGGCATCTGGTGTAATAGCCAACACCTCAATACAACGAAAACCTACGCATGTGTATGCCACCGCAGGCACCTATTTTGTTACGTTGGTCATTACCTACACCAATGGAACCCAAAAAACATTTGAACGCTTTGTGGTCATTACCGACTCTCCCCCTAAAGTAGACCTAGGCCCCGATCAAATACTTTGTGACAAATCTTTGTTATTGGATGCTACTGATTCCAGCGCTTTTTCTTACGCCTGGTCTGATGGGTCTACCCGTCCGTTTTTGGTAGTAGACACCAAAGGAACCTATTGGGTAGACGTTACCAATAGTTGTGGTACTACCCGCGATTCTATAGACATCAATGATCCTTCTTTTACACTCGACCTGGGCCCCGACCGGGTAGTATGCCTGGGCGACACGGTTAGCCTGAATGTATATACTCCAGGGGCTACTTATGAGTGGCAAGATGGGTCTACCGACTCGGTATATGTAGTAGCCGATGAGGGCGTGTATACTGTACGGGTAACCAAAGACGGATGTACCCAAACAGATGATATTAAAGTATCGGTTATCAAGATTGAATTGCCTTCTTCCAACGTAGTGTTGTGTAAAGACCAAACACTAAGGTTGGATGTATACCAAAATGTGCAAGGAGTAAACTTTACTTATACCTGGCGCAAAGTGACTGACCCGTCTACTGGAGCTACTACAGTAGTAAGTACTGACTCGGTATATACCATTACCCAAACCGGAGAATATACTGTGAGGGTTGCCGGAGGAGGGTGTGCCGCTACCGGAAGCATCAATGTAGGAATTAATAATACCCCACCCCCTACTGTAGACCTGGGCAAAGATACCGTAATTTGTTTTGGTACTACCCTTAAGTTAGACGCCACATTGTTGGGGCAAAGTGCTACCTACCTTTGGCAAGATGGTTCTACCAACCCTACTTACATCGCAAGAAACGGAGGACTGTATTATGTAGATGTGACCAGTGGGGGTTGTACTACCCGCGATGCAATCAATATAACTATAGAGTTTCCCCTGCCATTGAACCTGGGCAAAGACAGCACTGTATTGTGCGACCCAATCAATGGATTGCCTTTGGTAGCTTATAACCCCAGAGCAACGGCTTATTTGTGGAATGATGGCTCTACCAATGATAGCTTGATTGTAAAGCAACCAGGTACTTACTGGGTCACCATTACGTCAAGTACAGGCTGTATTACCCAAGATACCATCTTAATTATTGATCAAACCCAACCCCTCACTCCAGTAAGTTTAGGAAACGATACTACTTTATGTAGTGGGCAAACCTTGCTGCTGGATGCCGGAAACCCTCAAGCCAATTATTTATGGCAAAATGGTTCTAGTGACAGGTACCTCAGTGTAACCAACTCTGGTAAATACTGGGTAGAGGTAACCAATGGTTGCCAAACAGAAACCGATACGATCAATGTAACTTATATACAAACTCCAGTGGTAGATTTTGGAGCGGACAAGGTGCTGTGTGCTGGCGAGCCTATCAAACTGGATGCAGCACAACCTGGTGCTACCTATTTGTGGCAGGATGGCTCTACCGACTCGGTTTTTGTGGTCAATACTCCAGGCAAATACTGGGTAAAAATAAATAGGGGCAAGTGTGCAGTAACCGATACCATTGACATAGACTTTACCATTCCACCTGTTACTAACTTAGGCAAAGATACTATTTTGTGTGATGGACAAAACCTGTTTTTGGATGTATACACCCCTGGTGCTACTTATTTGTGGCAAGACAGCACCACCAATCCTTATTATGAAATTACCCAAAGTGGCACTTATGCCGTGCAGGTGTCTATTGGCGACTGTAAAAAAACCGATACTGTAGTGGTGTCATACCCTGATGCCAACTTTAATCTGGGCGATAGTACCATTATTTGCACCAGTGTTCCCTACACCCTTGATGTAACAAACCCTCACCCGGCAGCTACTTATTTGTGGCAAGACGGCAGCACCAATCCTACTTTTACAGTGTCGGCAGTGGGCTGGTATAAGGTAACAGTCAGTTTGGGGCGTTGTACCTCTACCGACTCGGTGTACATTGACATTGCCAACCCACCTCAGGTAAACCTGGGCAAAGACACACTGGTATGCAACGGCTCACCGTTGTTGCTTGATGCTTTCAATCCGGGCGCCACTTACGAATGGTCAGATGGATCTAAGAATCCTACCTTGACAGTGACCCAAAGTGGAATGTATTGGGTGAAAACTTCGATAGGGCAATGTAGTGTAATTGACACCATCAATGTAACAATATTTAATGTAGACTTTGGCTTCGGGCGCAACTTGATGGTGTGCCAAAATGAAGCAGTATTTTTAGATGTATTTGTGCAAGGGGCTACCTATGAGTGGAACACTCCCACCGATCGCACTGACTTGAATAAGTATAAACCTTTTAAAAATGTTACCCAACCTGGCACCTATTGGGTAACAGTAAAGCTGGGAGGTTGCGAAAAAACAGATACCATTACTATAGAACACGCCATTCCTCCGGTGATCAATTTCCCTACCGATAGCTTGACCATTTGCCAGGGCGACTCTATTGTTTTAAATGCTTTTAATAAACTTGCTGATTATATGTGGCAAGACGGCAGTACCAACCCTACCTATGCTGCACGTAATACTGGGTGGTACAAAGTGGCAGTGTCTATAGGGCAATGTGTGCGCATGGACTCCATGTATGTCAATGTACTCCAAAAAGCTTTTAGTTTCGATCAAGACACTTTGCGTCCCTGTACTGGCTCATCAGTCTTGCTCAATGCCTACAATGTAGGGGCTACTTACTTGTGGGACGACGGTTCTACTCTTCCTTTTAAGGTGGTTACTCAAAACGGTTGGTACAAGGTAGAAGTCTCATTCAAGGCTTGCGCTGTTCGCGACTCAGTATTTATCGAATACACCAGCCCTCCATCTGTCAACCTTGGTGCCGACCAGATTTTATGCAACGATGAATCTTTATTGCTGAATGCTACTTCTGCCGGAGCAACTTATGAGTGGCAAGATGGCAGTACCAACCCTACCTTTACCATTACTCAATCGGGTAAATACTGGGTAGCAGTTAAAAAAGGAGACTGCATTGTAAGCGACACCATCAATGTAGAGTATCGTTTGGTAGGTTTTTCGCTGGGGCAAGACCGGGTGCTATGCGAGGGGGCCACTGAGTTTATTGATGCTTATCAAGTAGGTGCCACTTATGTATGGCAAGATGGCTCTACCAAACCCTATTACTTTGCCGACAAGGTAGGTACCTATTGGGTAGACGTTACTTTTGGCACTTGCTCGGTGCGCGATAGCCTACAAATATTGCCTCCTGTGGTTGATTTTGGTGGGGCAGAAACCAGTGTATGTGCCGGGCAAACACTGGTATTGGATGCCACCTTGCCAGGGGCGCTGGGGTATCTATGGAGCAATGGCACCACTGATGCTACTTTGAGCGTAACTAATGCAGGTACTTATTCTGTGACTGTTCGCTTGAATAACTGTGAGGCAACAGGTAGTATTAAGGTAAGTTTTATAAATCCACCTGACGCCAGTTTAGCCACCCGCAACGATACTATTTTGTGTACAGGTGGTTCGCTCACCTTACAACCCAAGGCGGCCATTGATGGCATCACAGCTACTTATTTATGGAGCGATGGCAGTACCACCCCTACTCTTACCATTACAAACCCTGGCTTATATTGGGTAGCAGTAACCGAAGGCATCTGTACTGCCCGCGATACGGTAGTGGTAAACCGTGCCAATTGTAACTTGTATGTACCCAATGTGATTACACCCAATGGTGATGGTAAAAATGACACATTTAAAATTCCAGGACTAGACAAATCGGGCTGGAAACTCATCATTAGCAATCGTTTGGGCAATGTGATTTACCGAAGGAATGACTACCAAAACGATTGGAACGGAGGAAGTGCTCCTGCAGGCTTGTATTTTTACTCGCTTACCTACAAAGACACTGGGGTGAGTTATAAAGGTTGGATAAAAATCATGAAGTAA
- a CDS encoding thiolase family protein, which yields MKEVYIISAVRTPIGSFMGSLSSLTATQLGAAAIKGALEKAGVDASEVQEVFMGNVLSAGLGQAPAKQAALYAGISNTVPCTTVNKVCASGIKSISFAAMSIMSGQNDVIIAGGMESMSNVPHYLTKSRFGYKYGNVTTIDGLAYDGLTDAYDQVAMGVSADATSEKYGFTREAQDEFAIQSYKRSAAATESGVFKEEIVPVEVPQRKGDPLVITEDEEYKRVNFEKVSKLRPAFNKEGTATAANASTLNDGASALLIMSKEKAESLGLKPIAKVVSFADASHEPKWFTTAPGKAAPKALELAGLKKEDIDYFEVNEAFAAVTMAFNKDMGLSEDKVNVHGGAVSLGHPLGCSGARIATTLLNVLKQKEGKYGMAAICNGGGGATAMVFEKM from the coding sequence ATGAAAGAAGTATATATCATTTCTGCTGTTCGCACTCCCATTGGTAGCTTTATGGGAAGCTTGTCAAGTCTTACTGCTACTCAACTAGGAGCAGCTGCCATCAAAGGAGCTTTGGAAAAAGCTGGAGTAGATGCTTCAGAAGTACAAGAAGTATTTATGGGTAACGTACTTTCGGCTGGTTTGGGGCAAGCTCCTGCCAAACAAGCTGCATTGTATGCGGGCATTAGCAACACGGTGCCTTGTACCACTGTAAACAAAGTATGTGCTTCGGGTATCAAATCTATCTCTTTTGCGGCAATGAGCATTATGTCAGGTCAAAATGATGTAATCATTGCTGGTGGAATGGAAAGCATGTCTAACGTACCTCACTACTTGACCAAGTCTCGTTTTGGTTACAAGTATGGCAATGTAACTACAATAGATGGTTTGGCTTATGATGGTTTAACTGATGCCTACGACCAAGTGGCCATGGGAGTGAGTGCTGATGCCACTTCTGAAAAATATGGGTTTACCCGCGAAGCTCAGGATGAGTTTGCCATTCAGTCATACAAGCGCAGTGCTGCGGCTACCGAAAGCGGCGTTTTTAAAGAAGAAATTGTACCTGTAGAGGTTCCTCAGCGTAAAGGCGATCCTTTGGTAATTACAGAAGATGAAGAGTACAAACGTGTAAACTTCGAGAAAGTATCTAAGTTGCGTCCTGCGTTTAACAAAGAGGGTACAGCCACCGCAGCCAACGCTTCTACTTTGAACGATGGTGCCTCTGCACTGCTAATTATGAGCAAAGAAAAAGCGGAGTCTTTAGGTCTAAAGCCTATAGCCAAGGTAGTAAGTTTTGCCGATGCTTCTCATGAGCCTAAGTGGTTTACGACTGCCCCTGGCAAAGCCGCTCCTAAAGCCCTTGAGTTGGCTGGCCTTAAAAAAGAAGACATTGATTATTTTGAGGTAAACGAAGCTTTTGCTGCAGTAACCATGGCTTTTAACAAAGATATGGGATTGAGCGAAGACAAAGTAAACGTGCACGGGGGAGCTGTTTCTCTAGGACACCCGCTGGGTTGCTCTGGTGCCCGTATTGCCACTACTTTGCTCAACGTATTGAAGCAAAAAGAGGGTAAGTATGGAATGGCGGCCATCTGTAATGGTGGTGGTGGTGCTACTGCGATGGTTTTTGAAAAAATGTAG
- a CDS encoding caspase family protein has product MRILHYNKLWLLCGLLLLTVAIKAQNNTQLVIEPQGHSAKISDILFTPNGQSVISVSHDKTIRIWESSSGELKKTIRGQIGDGSQGKIYSAALSPNGRLLVVGGFFSYGTNREYGAIRIIDLKSNQMIAKLTGHTDVVFSVAFSKDGRYIASGSGDKTIKIWEVNRKRLVTTLKGHSNSIYEVAFAPNGNQLISGSYDKTVKIWDWQNRQVIKTLTRHNNRVQVVAYSPNGRYFATGGYDKRIFLWDNKGNFLKEISTNTTIVKKIRFSRDSKKLLVAAKYQNIYSVPSADLLSSITKHKYATGAALWGATGKYMATGGGDDKEVYVWNTQTGKAVSHVKGKGKPKFNIGFARKGAKIAFGNTWNSGSNKGPLTQAFDFTKMKLYADGVDPADFRKALILYKSNTLTKVGKYKLKIKDELFIKNRSSVDGSIKVFTYTPNASRIILGNSFNMNLYSRKGKKLKQLVGHTSIIRAISPSSDNKLLVSGSDDQTIRLWNIDNPGFSTSKRELKTIAKRFTHPSWLKAWKRNGIENLINEPGIEPWLKAIVAFRKNNENTNANMYEAYLYKQRRIKVRPLATLFVATDNEWVCWTPQGYYAASAGGERYIGWHINRGGNKLGTYYPVATFRKKYYKPDLVKLIIKHGSFDKAMKLYNTNNVQVTENIVKKNENIMDHLPPKVEWVNPAEGDLKVKGKTFTVKARITSGSKITGVKLLVNGRAVAKTRGFEVVKNKSDKEKVLEYKVTLEGPETNLLVFASNTSSSTLSEARTLKREAGSISKKNNDDLEFDVKQNNMLKPNLYVVSVGVSDFKKQSYNLDYAHADAEAITALFKTQKGLLYKDVQVKQLTNKQATRANILDAFYWLEKNVTHKDVAILFIASHGFNEKGKFFILPHDGDPERLRSTAVNWADFQDVLGNLPSKVMLFLDACHSGALGDNLTKTRGSKVNNTEAIREITSAEHGVIVMSASTGSESSLEQPDWKHGAFTYALLKAMAEKKADFNNDGIVYLRELDFFVADEVKTLTKGKQHPTTLKPSTISRMPLVQVRK; this is encoded by the coding sequence ATGAGAATCTTACATTATAACAAACTATGGTTGCTGTGTGGCTTGCTACTGCTGACTGTGGCAATAAAAGCACAAAATAATACCCAGTTGGTGATAGAACCACAAGGGCATTCGGCTAAAATTTCTGACATTTTGTTTACGCCTAACGGCCAATCAGTGATTTCGGTAAGTCACGATAAAACCATTCGTATTTGGGAGTCGTCCAGTGGCGAGCTCAAAAAAACAATCAGAGGGCAGATTGGAGATGGTTCGCAGGGCAAGATTTATTCTGCGGCACTCTCACCTAACGGACGCCTGTTGGTAGTGGGGGGATTTTTCTCTTATGGTACCAACCGAGAGTATGGAGCGATAAGAATAATAGACCTGAAGAGTAATCAAATGATTGCCAAACTGACCGGACACACTGATGTGGTTTTCTCGGTAGCTTTCTCAAAAGATGGCAGATACATTGCCAGTGGCAGTGGTGATAAAACCATCAAAATATGGGAAGTAAACCGAAAACGTCTGGTAACTACCCTTAAGGGGCACAGCAATAGCATTTATGAGGTAGCGTTTGCACCCAATGGCAACCAACTTATTTCGGGGAGCTATGATAAAACGGTGAAAATCTGGGATTGGCAAAACCGCCAGGTAATCAAAACCCTGACTCGCCACAATAATAGAGTTCAGGTTGTAGCTTATTCACCCAACGGGCGATATTTTGCTACGGGTGGCTACGACAAACGTATATTTTTGTGGGATAACAAAGGAAACTTTCTGAAAGAAATATCTACCAATACTACCATTGTCAAAAAAATTCGTTTTTCCCGTGATAGCAAAAAACTATTGGTCGCAGCCAAGTATCAAAACATTTATAGTGTACCCAGTGCCGACTTGCTTAGCTCTATTACCAAGCACAAGTATGCTACAGGTGCCGCTCTTTGGGGGGCTACCGGTAAGTATATGGCTACCGGTGGAGGAGATGATAAAGAAGTATATGTGTGGAACACGCAAACAGGCAAGGCGGTGTCGCACGTAAAAGGCAAGGGTAAACCCAAGTTTAATATAGGCTTTGCCCGAAAAGGGGCAAAAATAGCATTTGGTAATACCTGGAACAGTGGTAGCAATAAAGGACCACTGACTCAGGCGTTTGACTTTACCAAAATGAAGCTATATGCCGATGGGGTAGATCCAGCAGATTTTCGTAAAGCCCTTATTTTATATAAAAGCAATACGCTGACTAAAGTAGGCAAATACAAACTAAAAATTAAAGACGAGCTTTTTATCAAAAACCGAAGTAGTGTAGATGGTTCTATCAAAGTATTTACCTATACCCCCAATGCTTCCAGAATTATTTTAGGAAATAGTTTCAATATGAACCTATACTCTAGAAAAGGCAAGAAGCTGAAACAATTAGTGGGGCATACCTCTATTATAAGGGCGATATCACCTTCGTCTGACAACAAGCTGCTGGTATCAGGTAGCGATGACCAAACCATTAGGTTATGGAATATAGACAACCCAGGGTTTAGCACCAGCAAGCGGGAACTCAAAACAATTGCCAAGCGATTTACCCACCCTAGCTGGCTTAAAGCCTGGAAACGCAATGGAATCGAAAACCTAATCAATGAACCTGGCATAGAACCTTGGCTGAAGGCAATTGTTGCTTTTCGCAAAAACAATGAAAATACCAACGCCAATATGTATGAAGCCTATCTCTACAAACAGCGTAGAATTAAAGTACGTCCTCTGGCTACCTTATTTGTAGCAACTGACAACGAGTGGGTTTGCTGGACTCCTCAAGGGTACTATGCTGCGTCGGCAGGGGGTGAGCGCTACATTGGGTGGCATATTAACCGTGGAGGCAATAAACTGGGGACTTATTATCCGGTGGCTACTTTCCGCAAAAAATACTACAAGCCCGATTTGGTAAAGCTTATTATCAAGCATGGTTCGTTTGACAAAGCAATGAAGTTATACAATACCAACAATGTACAAGTAACCGAAAACATTGTAAAAAAGAACGAAAACATCATGGATCATCTGCCGCCTAAAGTAGAGTGGGTAAACCCGGCTGAAGGTGACTTGAAAGTAAAAGGTAAAACATTTACTGTAAAAGCCCGCATTACTTCTGGCTCAAAAATTACCGGAGTAAAGCTGTTGGTAAATGGCAGAGCAGTAGCCAAAACGAGAGGGTTTGAAGTAGTAAAAAATAAGTCGGACAAAGAAAAGGTGCTTGAGTATAAGGTAACTCTGGAAGGCCCCGAAACCAACCTTTTAGTATTTGCTTCCAATACGAGTTCTTCTACCTTGTCAGAAGCCCGTACCCTGAAGCGTGAAGCGGGTAGTATCAGTAAAAAGAACAACGATGACCTGGAGTTTGATGTGAAGCAAAATAATATGCTGAAGCCTAACTTGTATGTGGTAAGTGTGGGAGTATCTGATTTTAAGAAACAGTCTTACAACCTTGATTATGCCCACGCAGATGCAGAAGCAATTACTGCCTTGTTTAAAACCCAAAAAGGATTGCTTTATAAAGATGTGCAGGTAAAACAATTGACCAATAAACAAGCTACCCGTGCCAATATTCTGGATGCTTTTTATTGGTTAGAGAAAAATGTAACACATAAAGACGTCGCTATTTTATTCATTGCCAGTCATGGGTTCAACGAAAAGGGTAAGTTTTTTATATTGCCACACGATGGTGACCCCGAAAGGTTGAGAAGCACGGCTGTAAACTGGGCCGATTTTCAAGATGTATTAGGTAATTTGCCCTCTAAGGTAATGCTATTTTTAGATGCTTGCCATAGTGGTGCCTTGGGCGATAACCTGACAAAAACCCGTGGATCAAAGGTAAATAATACCGAAGCCATCAGAGAAATTACATCGGCTGAGCACGGGGTAATTGTGATGTCGGCATCTACCGGAAGCGAGAGTTCACTGGAGCAACCCGACTGGAAACACGGTGCGTTTACTTATGCTTTGCTGAAGGCAATGGCAGAGAAAAAGGCTGACTTTAATAACGACGGCATTGTGTATTTGCGTGAGTTAGATTTTTTTGTGGCAGATGAAGTAAAAACCCTGACCAAGGGCAAGCAACATCCTACTACGCTTAAACCAAGTACCATTAGCCGTATGCCGTTGGTGCAAGTAAGAAAGTAG
- a CDS encoding AMP-binding protein: protein MDKQSTTLENSNASTSNQQDIKLLIEYFYDWEQKRPNEVYLRQPKGDTWKEYTWAEVGNQVRRMATAIQALNLPERSNIGIVSKNCAHWIMNDLAIIMSGHVSVPFYPTLQAEQLNQVMTHSECKILFVGKLDDWEGMKAGVPEGVHCIAYPNSPSEADGFDKWDDLTAKHEPLQGNPVADPDELATIIYTSGTTGMPKGVMHSYRTAIAPMSGATPILKVGATSDRYFSYLPLCHIAERAIVETASLYSGGTVSFVESLDTFAKNLQDVAPTHFLAVPRIWTKFQLGILEKMSQGKLNVLLNIPIISSIVKKKIRTALGLNNTKLLLTGAAPMPPTLIAWYQKLGMNIREAYGMTENGGCCTVMPADENKLGTIGKPYPSCDMKIEEGTGEICMRAPWVMTGYYKEPDITKKVLKEGGWLHTGDQGEFDKDGFLKITGRVKDTFKSAKGEYIVPAPIEAQFAINNHIEQVCVLGRNLPQPVMLVVLSEIGLQAPKAEVTESIAETLTEVNATLINYERLNKLVVVSEPWSVENGILTPTLKIKRNILEAHYQDQLLKWYELKEKVVWE from the coding sequence ATGGATAAACAGTCGACTACACTTGAAAACAGCAACGCCTCTACCTCAAACCAGCAGGATATTAAATTATTGATTGAATACTTCTACGATTGGGAGCAAAAACGCCCTAATGAAGTATATTTGAGGCAACCTAAAGGTGATACCTGGAAAGAATATACCTGGGCCGAGGTAGGAAATCAGGTAAGACGAATGGCTACAGCCATTCAAGCCCTGAACTTGCCCGAACGGAGCAATATAGGCATTGTCTCTAAAAACTGTGCACACTGGATCATGAACGACCTTGCCATTATCATGAGTGGGCACGTATCAGTACCTTTTTATCCCACGCTTCAGGCAGAACAACTCAACCAGGTAATGACCCACAGTGAGTGTAAAATACTCTTTGTAGGCAAACTGGACGATTGGGAAGGAATGAAGGCTGGAGTGCCTGAAGGAGTTCATTGCATTGCTTACCCTAATAGCCCCTCAGAAGCCGATGGTTTTGACAAATGGGATGACCTAACAGCCAAGCACGAACCATTGCAAGGTAACCCAGTGGCCGACCCTGATGAGCTGGCTACTATTATATATACTTCTGGTACTACTGGCATGCCCAAAGGGGTAATGCATAGCTACCGCACCGCAATTGCCCCTATGTCAGGTGCTACACCTATACTTAAGGTAGGTGCTACCTCTGACCGTTACTTTTCTTATTTGCCACTTTGCCATATTGCAGAACGCGCCATTGTAGAAACTGCCAGTTTGTATTCAGGCGGAACAGTATCTTTTGTGGAGTCGCTTGATACCTTTGCCAAAAACCTACAGGATGTAGCCCCTACTCACTTTTTGGCGGTACCTCGTATCTGGACCAAGTTTCAGTTGGGTATCTTAGAAAAAATGTCACAGGGTAAGTTGAATGTTTTGCTAAACATTCCAATCATCTCAAGTATTGTCAAAAAGAAAATACGCACTGCCCTTGGGCTCAACAATACCAAATTGTTGCTCACTGGAGCAGCACCAATGCCTCCTACTTTGATTGCCTGGTACCAAAAATTAGGTATGAATATTCGCGAGGCGTATGGAATGACCGAAAATGGTGGATGTTGTACTGTAATGCCTGCCGATGAAAATAAGCTGGGGACAATAGGCAAGCCATACCCAAGTTGTGATATGAAAATAGAAGAAGGCACAGGCGAGATTTGCATGCGTGCTCCCTGGGTAATGACCGGATATTACAAAGAGCCTGATATTACCAAAAAGGTGTTGAAAGAAGGAGGATGGCTGCATACCGGAGACCAGGGAGAGTTTGATAAGGATGGTTTCCTGAAAATTACCGGAAGGGTAAAAGACACTTTTAAATCGGCCAAAGGTGAATACATTGTGCCTGCCCCCATCGAGGCTCAGTTTGCAATAAACAACCACATAGAGCAAGTATGTGTGTTGGGACGTAACTTGCCACAGCCAGTAATGTTGGTTGTATTGTCTGAGATAGGACTGCAGGCACCCAAAGCAGAGGTGACTGAAAGTATTGCCGAAACATTGACTGAGGTAAACGCAACACTTATAAACTATGAGAGGCTTAATAAACTTGTGGTAGTGTCGGAACCCTGGAGTGTTGAAAATGGTATTTTGACTCCTACACTCAAAATCAAAAGAAATATACTGGAAGCCCATTACCAAGATCAATTGTTGAAATGGTATGAGCTAAAAGAGAAAGTTGTTTGGGAATAA